The Leptospira mtsangambouensis genomic sequence AAATGGTGAAAAGTATTACATAATACCTGGAATCTATTGTATTTCTAAATTACAGGAAAACCTTCAAAAAGATGAGATTGAAACTTGCGGTACTTCAACTATTAACCGAAAAAAATACGTCGGCTATAAAAAAAGAATTATCATATTTCCCCAATCAATAAAAACTATTAACGAAGAAAACACACTGGATCTTAACAACGTCACTTTTACGTTGACAATATTTTTCTTTTTCTCTGCCGTAATCCTTATAGTATATTTAAATATCTAGAAAATAATGAAAACCGAGAAAACCATATTCCCCTTATACTTATTAAAATTATTTAAATCTATCATTTTAAAAAAGAAACAAAACTCCATACGAAGCTACTTTCTTTTCATACTTCTTATTTACATTGGAATTCATTTAACTTTCGGATATGAATCTCGTCTTTATTATGATTGCTTTCCAATAGCATTCTGTAAAAACTTCATTATTTTGCAGCTTAGAGTATTTTGGATTCTAAATTTCTTAGTTCTATTTTCCTTTCTATACTTTAAAAATCTATCTATATTAATTTCAACAATTCCCTTCGCGATATTTTATATTTTAAGTAAGTTCAATGATCCTTATTTTGACAAAATAAATATTTCCGATGTAATTGTTTGGGGACTAATATCGCTCTTTGGCACTTTCGAAAAAATAAAAAGCCACGCTAAACTCATTTTCGAAATAAATTAAATGGAAGCGTTATCATTAACAAACGGCGTATAACAGCGACTAACCGCTTCACTTCGGGACTTACGCCCTCGTTCGGTCTACGACACATAGGCTTTTGGCACTCCTCTTGTTTGCGCAAGCCTCGTGCCAATCCCTAACGTCCCTTCCGGGACTCAGGGCACAGCCTACGTCGGTTAGTCTAGTTCGTTATGCGCAATAAATTAAACTAATGAAATACAAAGAAATATTATCCTTCAATTTTAAACTTTTAGAGCAAAAAGATAGCTTAGATTTTTCCAGAAAATTTTATTCCGATCTAGGCTTGAAAAACTATAGTACTTATTGGGCACTTCTTGATATTAACTCAGATAAGTTTAACAGTTTTTATTCTTTAGCTAAAATATACTTAAATAATAAGGTAGCAAATTTTTATGGATTTTGCACTCTCACACAATCGTATATTGACAACGAAGATGTTGAATGGTATGAATTAGTCTCATCTTCTCTAGTTCACGATCTTATTTCCGCTTCTAAATTTAATCATTTGTATCCTGAAGGGAAAATTTATAAATTTCCTGAGACTGAAAACATTGTAGACTCTATATATTACTCTCTCTTCTTCTCTCAAAAACTTCAAAGATTTATAATTGAAAAAAATTTCTCAGGAATTAAATTTCTGTGGCTAAGTGATACAGGAAAATATAAGGCAAAAAATTGGTTTATACCTGTTGCAGAAATTCCTATCGGAAAAGGTGTAGATCATGATTGGTTTGATATAAACCAACTTGTGAATATTGACAATGAAATAGCCACAAATGAAGCTTATAGAAATGGTATTAGTAATTTTTCCAATAAACATTTAAAAAAAGATCTTAAATTCACAAATGAAAATCATACCTTGCTATTTGAATTATTCGAAAATTCAGACCTAACAATATTGTCAACGAGACGATATTTAAAACAGCACTTACCAGAAACTGATTTCGCCTTCGGTTGGGATACAGTTGTTGGAAAAGACAGAAGGAGAACACTCTTTATCAATAAAAAAGTAGCATTTGAGCTTTTAAAAGAAAACTTAATAAAAAAGGAAAACCTTAAACCAATTGAAATTTTAGACCAGCCTCCTTAC encodes the following:
- a CDS encoding SMI1/KNR4 family protein, giving the protein MKYKEILSFNFKLLEQKDSLDFSRKFYSDLGLKNYSTYWALLDINSDKFNSFYSLAKIYLNNKVANFYGFCTLTQSYIDNEDVEWYELVSSSLVHDLISASKFNHLYPEGKIYKFPETENIVDSIYYSLFFSQKLQRFIIEKNFSGIKFLWLSDTGKYKAKNWFIPVAEIPIGKGVDHDWFDINQLVNIDNEIATNEAYRNGISNFSNKHLKKDLKFTNENHTLLFELFENSDLTILSTRRYLKQHLPETDFAFGWDTVVGKDRRRTLFINKKVAFELLKENLIKKENLKPIEILDQPPYGIENLDIEAKFPTPLYTQSEFEIVKKYSIQCYEKYLKKEKPALSIKFEDSLKKLKKYLKSNGENHPTGLKKTIPNIPAEIIDILKISNGPELDSEVIIMSDQELPEFNNEINKNFENYDFENYETNELFHFAKSINGDWYSFNLDPKSNEFNFILRFSHEELAPIEKWKNFAEFLNEIINGYFD